TCCCGGTCCTGCCTGGCCGAGGGGATGTCGCGCGTCGAGAGCGAGAGCGGCGATCTGCTGGCCATCGCGCGGATCTCGCGCAAGGACGGCCAGGACATCCCGGTCATCCAGCCTCAAATCGTTTTCGCGGGCGCCTGAGCGTCCGTGCAGGGTTTACAGCCCATCGGGGCTGTGTTACAGTGGCGCCACCGTCGGCATGGCCGAACCGCCCTCTCCTTCGCGAAGGGCATTCTCCAGATTGAATCGCCGGCACGTTGCCCTGATGGGGGGAGGCATTGAGCATTTCCAAGGATCGCAAGACCGAGATCATGACATCCTACAAGACTCACGTCAGCGATACCGGCTCCCCTGAGGTCCAGGTGGCGCTCCTCAGCGAGCGCATCGAGCACCTCACGGAGCATTTCAAGACCCATCGCAAGGACCATCACTCCCGCCGGGGCCTGCTCATGATGGTGGGCACGCGGCGCCGGCTCCTGGATTACCTGAAGCGTACCAACGCCGATCGCTATCGTGAGCTGATCAACAAACTGGGCATCCGCAAGTAGGGCCTGGCAACGCCGCAGGCCGGACCGGACGGATGGAAGCTCCCGAAGAATTAAGGGTTTTCCTCTGGCATCATCATTATTCATCAATCCAATTCTCCACCCTTGATTCTTGAGCGCTTCCCTTCCCGCCCCCGGACCCGAGCCTTCCTGCGTTCCTCGAACCTCCTTG
This region of Candidatus Polarisedimenticolia bacterium genomic DNA includes:
- the rpsO gene encoding 30S ribosomal protein S15, with translation MSISKDRKTEIMTSYKTHVSDTGSPEVQVALLSERIEHLTEHFKTHRKDHHSRRGLLMMVGTRRRLLDYLKRTNADRYRELINKLGIRK